The following proteins are co-located in the Moraxella nasovis genome:
- the hemW gene encoding radical SAM family heme chaperone HemW, which translates to MLDSAVIPLALYIHIPWCVKKCPYCDFNSHALTDRTPFSEYVDALLLDARSQIHLAQDRPISSVFIGGGTPSLLPIHEFMRLFHGLREMFSFQADCEITLEANPATLEHAPFADYLEVGINRLSIGVQSFNDKALNALGRIHNSHDAINAIKSARAAGFIRVNADLMHGLPHQTPKLAYRDLSLAIDSGATHISWYQLTIEPNTAFFRSPPDLPDEDTLEAIEMTGKKLLLDHGFYNYEVSAWGGKDGMCRHNINYWQFGDYLAIGAGAHGKVTLSDDGIYRFYKSRLPKDYLSFDTHPKMVKFTQILDDELIGEFMMNALRLRQGVSIDTFRQRTGLGLDCVATTIASLQNQGLLINSPDIIAPTELGFRYVNHLVGEFFN; encoded by the coding sequence ATGCTTGATTCTGCTGTCATTCCGCTTGCTTTATACATTCACATTCCGTGGTGCGTAAAAAAGTGCCCTTATTGCGATTTTAATTCGCACGCTTTAACAGATCGCACGCCTTTTAGTGAGTATGTTGATGCGTTATTACTGGATGCTCGTTCGCAGATTCATCTTGCCCAAGACCGTCCTATCAGTAGTGTGTTCATTGGCGGGGGGACGCCATCACTACTACCGATACACGAATTTATGCGGCTGTTTCATGGCTTGCGTGAGATGTTTAGCTTTCAGGCAGATTGTGAGATTACTTTAGAGGCTAATCCTGCAACGCTAGAGCACGCCCCTTTTGCCGATTACCTAGAAGTTGGGATTAATCGCCTATCTATCGGTGTACAAAGCTTTAATGATAAGGCTTTGAACGCACTTGGACGTATTCATAATTCACATGATGCGATAAACGCCATTAAAAGTGCTAGGGCTGCTGGATTTATTCGTGTCAATGCCGACTTAATGCACGGCTTGCCACATCAGACGCCTAAGCTTGCATATCGTGATTTATCGCTTGCCATAGACAGTGGGGCGACCCATATCTCATGGTATCAGCTGACGATAGAGCCAAATACCGCTTTTTTTCGCTCGCCACCTGATCTGCCTGATGAAGATACGCTTGAGGCGATTGAGATGACAGGTAAAAAGCTGCTGCTTGATCATGGTTTTTATAATTATGAAGTATCAGCTTGGGGTGGTAAAGATGGTATGTGTCGGCATAATATCAATTACTGGCAGTTTGGTGATTATTTGGCGATTGGAGCAGGGGCTCACGGAAAGGTAACTTTATCCGATGATGGCATTTATCGCTTTTATAAATCTCGCTTACCTAAGGATTATCTGTCGTTTGACACACACCCAAAGATGGTGAAATTTACCCAAATCCTTGATGATGAGCTGATAGGAGAATTTATGATGAATGCCCTAAGATTGCGTCAAGGTGTGAGTATTGATACATTTAGACAGCGGACAGGGCTTGGTCTTGATTGTGTGGCAACAACCATCGCAAGCCTGCAAAATCAAGGACTGCTTATAAACAGTCCCGACATCATCGCTCCCACTGAACTAGGATTTCGCTATGTGAATCATCTGGTGGGTGAGTTTTTCAATTAA
- a CDS encoding DEAD/DEAH box helicase, giving the protein MTDSNFTKFTDLPLSDATLKAIKSLKFDRLTPIQSQILPHTLAHQDAIGQAQTGTGKTAAFLITVIESLLKRPFTQDEQQFLGEPRALILAPTRELAQQIFADCRELTRFANLYSLCITGGADFDKQSKQFERRPLDILIGTPGRIIDWVNKGVLFLDRVEVFVLDEADRMLDMGFIPDIKRIVNKMPSNTHRQSLLFSATFNTDVMNLAYRWLHQPTFVEITPESKTNKDITQLFYLLTEKEKMTALRQILSDNAVKKCIIFANRKDQVKRLYDNLRRHHEVTMLSGDVAQQKRERYLQRFKDGEVSILVATDVAGRGIHVDDVTHVINFTLPDMPDDYVHRIGRTGRAGQTGISISFVSENDAFNVPALERHLELKFKLEPFEFMQE; this is encoded by the coding sequence ATGACAGATTCCAATTTTACCAAGTTCACCGACTTACCTTTATCTGATGCAACCTTAAAGGCTATCAAGTCTTTAAAATTTGATCGCCTAACACCGATTCAATCTCAGATATTACCGCATACACTCGCCCACCAAGATGCCATCGGACAGGCTCAGACAGGCACAGGTAAGACAGCGGCTTTTTTAATCACAGTGATTGAGTCTTTATTAAAAAGACCATTTACCCAAGATGAGCAGCAGTTTTTGGGTGAGCCACGAGCGTTAATTTTAGCTCCGACCAGAGAGTTAGCTCAGCAGATTTTCGCTGACTGTCGTGAATTGACTCGTTTTGCTAATCTGTATAGCCTATGTATCACAGGTGGAGCAGACTTTGATAAGCAGTCTAAGCAGTTTGAACGTCGTCCGCTCGATATCTTAATCGGCACGCCAGGGCGAATTATTGACTGGGTGAATAAGGGCGTGTTGTTTCTTGATAGGGTTGAAGTGTTTGTGCTTGATGAAGCAGATCGTATGCTGGATATGGGCTTTATCCCCGACATTAAACGCATTGTAAATAAAATGCCTAGCAACACACATCGCCAAAGCCTGCTATTTTCAGCAACCTTTAACACCGATGTGATGAATTTGGCATACCGATGGCTACATCAGCCAACTTTTGTGGAAATTACTCCAGAGAGTAAGACCAATAAAGATATTACGCAGCTGTTTTATCTTTTAACCGAAAAAGAAAAAATGACAGCACTGCGTCAGATTTTAAGTGATAATGCGGTCAAAAAATGCATTATTTTTGCCAATCGTAAAGACCAAGTAAAGCGTCTGTACGATAACCTTCGTCGCCATCACGAGGTAACCATGCTCTCAGGCGATGTCGCCCAACAAAAGCGAGAGCGTTATTTGCAGCGTTTTAAAGATGGTGAAGTGAGCATTCTAGTAGCGACAGATGTCGCAGGTCGTGGTATTCATGTAGATGATGTGACGCATGTGATTAACTTTACCTTGCCTGATATGCCTGATGATTATGTACACCGCATTGGCAGAACAGGGCGAGCAGGTCAGACAGGCATTTCTATTAGCTTTGTTAGTGAGAATGACGCCTTTAATGTGCCAGCACTTGAGCGTCATCTTGAGCTAAAATTCAAGCTTGAGCCTTTTGAATTCATGCAAGAGTAA